One part of the uncultured Bacteroides sp. genome encodes these proteins:
- a CDS encoding glycoside hydrolase family 3 N-terminal domain-containing protein: MMKKILFSLLAAGSILTASAQTVKPAIPRDPKIEQQIETLLKKMTLEEKIGQMTELTIDILAKRTNPFEGMNLQNPKVDDLKKILKKYNLEKKFDLSKSMPDKENMMRIYMAIMEIENKKGFQIDEALLDSVISKYKVGSILNVPNSIAQTKEGWEAIIRKIQDKSMKVIGIPCIYGVDQIHGTTYTQGGTFFPQGINMAATFNRSLVREGSRISAYETKAGSIPWTYAPVLDLGRDARWPRMWENYGEDCYVNAEMGRESILGFQGEDPNHIDNNHVAACLKHYMGYGVPVSGKDRTPSSITLQDMREKHFAPFLEGIKAGALSVMVNSASNNGLPFHANYELLTKWLKEDLQWDGMIVTDWADINNLYSRDKIASSKKEAIKLAINAGIDMSMVPYEWSFCTYLKELVQENEVPMSRIDDAVRRVLRMKYRLGLFDKPVYNNKDFPLFGSKEHADAALQAAQESLVLLKNTDRILPLSTGKKLLVTGPNANSMRTLNGGWSYSWQGDKADMCATQYNTILESLSNKFGKDQVIYEPGVTYKQGGLYWEENVLEIDKAVASAANADYIIACIGENSYCETPGNLTNLTLSKNQFDLVKALAKTGKPVILILNEGRPRILNEIEPLTKAVVNIMLPGNYGADALANLLTGDVNFSGKMPYTYPKDINSLFTYDYKPCEDLDKMEGAYNYDAVISVQWPFGYGLSYTTFSYSNLKADKSSFTADDVLTFSVDVTNTGKYAGKESVLLFSSDLVASLTPDIRRLRAFDKVDLQPGETKTVSFKVKASDLAFVGYDGKWILEKGDFRIQTGNQTLTVSCRESQKWDTPNK, translated from the coding sequence ATCATGAAAAAAATTCTCTTTTCACTGCTTGCTGCCGGGAGCATCCTCACTGCATCGGCACAAACTGTTAAACCCGCTATACCCCGGGATCCGAAGATTGAGCAGCAAATAGAAACGTTGCTGAAGAAAATGACTCTTGAGGAGAAAATTGGTCAGATGACCGAGCTCACTATTGATATTCTGGCAAAACGGACTAATCCGTTCGAAGGAATGAATCTGCAGAATCCCAAAGTAGACGATCTGAAAAAGATTCTGAAGAAATATAATCTGGAGAAAAAGTTCGACTTGTCCAAAAGCATGCCCGACAAAGAAAACATGATGAGAATCTATATGGCCATCATGGAGATAGAGAATAAAAAAGGGTTCCAGATTGATGAAGCTTTGCTGGACAGTGTGATAAGTAAGTATAAGGTTGGCTCTATCCTGAATGTACCTAACAGCATTGCGCAGACAAAAGAAGGCTGGGAAGCTATTATCCGGAAAATACAGGATAAATCGATGAAAGTTATCGGCATTCCCTGCATCTATGGTGTAGACCAGATTCATGGCACAACTTATACTCAGGGAGGTACTTTCTTCCCGCAAGGTATCAACATGGCGGCTACGTTCAACCGCTCACTGGTGCGCGAAGGCTCACGCATATCTGCCTACGAAACCAAGGCCGGAAGTATTCCATGGACCTACGCTCCTGTTCTCGACCTCGGACGTGATGCCCGCTGGCCGCGCATGTGGGAAAATTACGGAGAAGATTGCTATGTAAACGCCGAAATGGGTCGCGAATCTATCCTGGGTTTCCAGGGTGAAGATCCAAACCATATCGATAATAACCACGTTGCTGCCTGCTTAAAGCACTACATGGGTTACGGTGTTCCTGTTTCCGGAAAGGACCGCACACCATCGTCCATTACTCTGCAGGATATGCGCGAGAAACACTTCGCTCCTTTTCTGGAAGGTATCAAGGCGGGTGCGCTGTCCGTCATGGTCAATTCGGCAAGTAACAACGGTCTGCCTTTCCATGCCAACTACGAACTGCTCACAAAATGGCTGAAGGAAGATCTTCAATGGGACGGAATGATTGTAACCGACTGGGCCGATATCAACAACCTTTATTCTCGTGATAAGATTGCATCCAGCAAAAAAGAGGCTATCAAGCTGGCTATCAACGCCGGTATAGATATGTCCATGGTACCTTACGAATGGAGCTTCTGTACTTACCTCAAAGAGCTTGTACAGGAAAACGAAGTACCTATGAGTCGCATTGACGATGCTGTACGCCGCGTTCTGCGTATGAAGTACCGTCTGGGACTGTTCGACAAACCTGTTTATAACAATAAAGATTTTCCTTTGTTCGGAAGTAAAGAGCATGCTGATGCTGCCTTGCAGGCTGCTCAGGAATCGCTTGTTTTATTAAAAAACACTGATCGTATTTTACCTTTAAGCACTGGAAAAAAATTATTGGTAACCGGACCAAATGCAAATTCCATGCGCACGCTCAACGGAGGATGGTCGTACTCCTGGCAGGGTGATAAAGCGGATATGTGTGCCACTCAGTACAACACCATCCTCGAATCACTCAGCAACAAGTTTGGTAAGGATCAGGTTATCTACGAACCGGGAGTAACTTACAAACAGGGTGGTCTCTATTGGGAAGAAAATGTTCTCGAAATAGATAAGGCTGTTGCAAGTGCTGCCAATGCCGATTATATCATTGCTTGCATCGGCGAGAATTCCTATTGCGAAACTCCGGGAAACCTCACTAATCTAACTCTTTCAAAGAATCAGTTCGACCTTGTTAAGGCGCTTGCCAAGACTGGCAAACCGGTTATTCTCATCCTGAACGAAGGTCGTCCACGCATCTTAAACGAAATTGAGCCTCTCACAAAAGCTGTGGTAAACATCATGTTGCCGGGTAACTATGGTGCCGATGCTCTGGCAAACCTCTTAACCGGTGATGTTAATTTCAGCGGAAAGATGCCTTATACTTATCCAAAGGATATCAATTCATTGTTTACTTATGACTATAAGCCTTGTGAGGACCTCGACAAAATGGAAGGTGCTTACAATTACGATGCGGTGATATCTGTTCAATGGCCTTTCGGGTATGGATTGAGCTACACTACCTTTAGTTATAGCAACCTGAAGGCGGACAAATCCTCTTTTACTGCTGATGATGTGCTGACTTTCAGTGTGGATGTTACAAATACCGGTAAGTATGCAGGTAAGGAAAGTGTACTGTTGTTCAGCAGTGACCTCGTTGCTTCTCTTACTCCGGATATCCGCCGATTGCGTGCTTTCGATAAGGTTGATCTGCAACCCGGTGAGACTAAAACGGTTTCTTTCAAGGTAAAAGCTTCTGATCTGGCTTTTGTTGGTTATGATGGTAAGTGGATTCTTGAGAAAGGTGATTTCCGTATTCAAACCGGTAATCAGACGTTGACTGTTTCTTGTCGTGAGAGTCAGAAGTGGGACACTCCTAATAAATAA
- a CDS encoding fimbrillin family protein: MKSIKYIMTLATTALLISACSQNEESAPETNSFPADNMIRVITNVNQPQTRAGMTTDDLNRFHLRIVNENNATYSYFAWMEKENGAWVSYTYDKTSLQTMLWQNNSQKVKVTAVGFNGTLIHPADWNSIFWASIPDDQSSEYELKRSDVLYMAPKEVDPSTDLVNGKLSVNLNHRFSKLNLTVKLGTEFNKVPGTTTNPIASVKVIGTKNSPDWNLNTNELRNFGATISVVPFTTTYTAGAGDTQQAEAKYECILIPQTVGAGFFSVEFVINGKTYTWFNTSGITLNGDTQYNLTLTVGKEVVTAGGFTATPWTDGGSQDIETE, encoded by the coding sequence ATGAAATCAATTAAATATATAATGACATTGGCAACCACTGCGTTGCTCATCTCAGCATGCAGTCAAAATGAAGAGTCGGCACCCGAAACCAACAGTTTTCCTGCTGACAACATGATTCGCGTAATCACTAATGTGAACCAACCGCAAACTCGTGCCGGAATGACCACTGATGATCTTAACAGATTTCATCTGCGTATAGTAAACGAAAACAACGCAACCTACAGCTATTTTGCCTGGATGGAGAAGGAAAATGGTGCATGGGTAAGCTATACGTACGATAAAACCTCTCTACAGACTATGCTTTGGCAAAACAACTCACAAAAGGTAAAAGTAACAGCTGTAGGTTTCAATGGTACCCTGATACACCCAGCAGATTGGAACTCAATTTTTTGGGCTTCGATTCCAGATGATCAAAGCAGTGAGTATGAACTTAAACGAAGCGATGTACTTTATATGGCTCCTAAAGAGGTGGATCCATCCACAGATCTTGTAAACGGTAAATTGTCTGTCAACTTAAATCACCGTTTCTCTAAACTGAATCTTACAGTGAAGCTTGGTACAGAGTTTAATAAAGTTCCTGGAACTACTACCAATCCTATTGCATCCGTAAAAGTGATTGGTACCAAGAATTCACCAGACTGGAATTTAAACACCAATGAACTTAGAAATTTCGGAGCCACTATTAGCGTTGTACCTTTTACTACAACTTATACCGCAGGAGCAGGTGACACCCAGCAAGCAGAAGCCAAATATGAATGTATCCTTATTCCTCAGACAGTAGGAGCAGGCTTTTTTAGCGTAGAATTTGTAATAAATGGTAAAACTTATACATGGTTCAATACCTCGGGCATAACGCTCAACGGCGATACCCAGTATAACCTTACCCTTACTGTTGGCAAAGAGGTGGTTACTGCAGGTGGATTTACCGCTACACCATGGACAGATGGAGGTAGTCAGGATATTGAAACTGAATAA
- a CDS encoding fimbrillin family protein — protein MNYKSFIFAAAVLTLGLTACSKDEVLQTENLSADAVRINATVGNLFAETRSNPVGNIDEQAKFNVGDEITVAAETSENDPNPVSVIYKYDGEKWTPKDGKFLTWKIDNMFFEAVYPAVESGATIGSVEIDQSTLEKIAKCDWMTAAISGATKGQVLNFAMQRLTSRLVVKIAGFNPEFAADAKVTDVKIVDQSDAVPQTTPATTYTDYIPYPQGDGSVGSTYTLLRGKNMRYQYISLKVGNKEMRTAILNDGENGKSYTYNLRVGKEKIEIESVTVSDWTNSETIPGGSAGEIS, from the coding sequence ATGAATTACAAATCATTTATTTTCGCAGCGGCAGTCCTCACCTTAGGGCTGACTGCTTGCAGTAAAGACGAGGTACTCCAGACGGAAAACCTCTCTGCCGATGCAGTACGAATCAATGCCACTGTGGGCAATCTCTTTGCCGAAACACGCTCTAATCCCGTAGGAAATATTGACGAACAGGCTAAATTTAATGTAGGTGACGAAATTACAGTTGCTGCCGAAACAAGTGAGAACGATCCTAATCCTGTCAGTGTTATTTATAAGTATGATGGAGAGAAATGGACCCCGAAAGATGGAAAGTTCCTTACCTGGAAAATAGATAATATGTTCTTTGAAGCTGTTTATCCTGCTGTTGAATCTGGGGCGACCATTGGCAGCGTAGAGATAGACCAATCTACTTTGGAAAAGATTGCGAAGTGTGACTGGATGACTGCAGCTATCAGCGGTGCCACCAAAGGCCAGGTTCTTAACTTTGCCATGCAACGCTTGACCAGCCGACTTGTGGTGAAGATTGCAGGCTTCAATCCTGAGTTTGCCGCCGATGCTAAGGTTACAGATGTAAAGATTGTGGATCAGAGTGATGCTGTACCTCAAACAACCCCTGCCACTACTTACACCGACTATATTCCCTATCCACAGGGCGATGGTAGTGTGGGCAGTACTTATACGCTATTGAGAGGTAAAAATATGAGGTATCAGTACATCAGTCTTAAAGTGGGCAATAAGGAAATGCGCACGGCTATTCTGAATGACGGCGAAAATGGTAAGAGCTATACCTACAACCTGCGTGTGGGCAAGGAGAAGATAGAGATAGAAAGCGTAACGGTTTCTGACTGGACGAACTCCGAAACTATTCCCGGAGGAAGTGCCGGAGAGATTTCTTAA
- a CDS encoding fimbrillin family protein: MKKTFFFAATFAAMALTSCNNDDEQVSETPKYITVSTSIGAMTRVVNNGNTSAFEDGDKISVYAWTDTPDAVNTGALVVNNAVNTLSGSKWSAQSMMKWTDMITPHYFLSMYPVRTVTDFTADAVNVDPAKQTESDLLVAVNTGDQKQGLTASNNPVSLKFDHVMSKLIVELAFRNEFDGTPTVTSVSTGAKNAGTINYLTGVITPTGDFTSFALPAVGTTQQYASVVIPQELQKITVLIDGKSYVYTHPQPLMLSKGKVQTVKLIVGRNRIELDQVTINDWENTQPIEGGEAVD; encoded by the coding sequence ATGAAAAAAACATTCTTTTTCGCAGCAACTTTTGCCGCAATGGCGTTGACTAGCTGCAACAACGACGATGAGCAAGTTTCCGAAACGCCTAAGTACATTACCGTAAGCACAAGCATTGGTGCTATGACGCGTGTTGTAAACAATGGCAATACATCTGCATTTGAAGATGGTGACAAAATAAGTGTTTATGCATGGACTGATACTCCTGATGCTGTAAATACAGGGGCACTTGTAGTGAACAATGCTGTAAATACGCTCTCAGGTAGCAAGTGGTCGGCACAATCGATGATGAAGTGGACAGATATGATTACCCCGCACTATTTCCTGAGTATGTATCCCGTGCGCACTGTTACCGATTTTACTGCTGATGCTGTTAATGTTGACCCTGCTAAACAGACAGAAAGCGATCTGCTGGTGGCTGTGAATACGGGTGATCAGAAACAAGGACTTACTGCATCTAACAATCCTGTATCGCTAAAATTTGACCATGTAATGTCTAAACTCATTGTGGAATTAGCGTTCCGTAACGAATTTGACGGTACGCCAACAGTGACTTCTGTAAGCACGGGAGCCAAAAATGCCGGTACAATAAATTACCTCACAGGAGTTATTACTCCTACAGGAGACTTTACTTCTTTTGCTCTTCCTGCAGTAGGGACCACACAGCAATATGCCTCGGTAGTAATCCCTCAGGAGTTGCAGAAAATTACCGTTCTTATTGACGGTAAAAGCTATGTGTACACTCATCCTCAACCTCTTATGCTGAGCAAAGGTAAGGTGCAGACTGTGAAACTTATTGTGGGACGTAACCGCATTGAACTGGATCAGGTAACCATTAATGATTGGGAAAATACTCAACCTATTGAAGGCGGTGAGGCCGTTGATTAA
- a CDS encoding leucine-rich repeat protein yields the protein MKRYTFITLIAILTIFFHACQNENLNNLTSAGKGITIQANIGSPFTSTRSNPLGTETEQGQFVDGDVIAVSLDEGQTWVEHKKNGDTWEPQGGKKLAWPEGKEQAEVWAYYPVEHTNASDGSNNSTFDTFTLPRHQCNTQGGQEGDSPDCHIAWADRMAFRSTMQKPADNVINLSMVRQAACVDIRITKLSDNWNTGEAFFQIGDNLYTPDINLPAQSTSGSYHIYPKNGGKKLKLNDGVTCLLLPQEADPDAVFFEMDAYPTEGAAAQKLTVKGQPKLEAGMHYTFNLQIGKSGITMGSVSIEPWSKVSFADAAGKILPVMIVKDGLAHIYLNRATNGTAQIADSIRSAERKHLVHDLVFYGNKAGKLDLSAANNMLKATDVRSVNLSAVTDLTEIEPYSFRSQDYSTEFSKLEEVYLPESVTKIGQSAFEGNSIQKITTPGVEVLGEAAFKNCKKLESITLNKLTGTLPSYSFENCIVMNSAYMPKITEIAEYAFKSAGLNEGNQGHVDFSSVTYIHSYAFEHSSITGGIYPKGEVPMGLNVTNELTFPNVTQIDDRAFSCCRQLFAISFPKANRLGDYIFSGCNWLSTIMFTVKGSIEYIGAKQEPFSRDIRIFPETDGIMLDYHTNMANYYYGLGTLIVHEDKMYTRSVIQPRVTDYRHYIGYADDRGRAQFGLVNKSGPWWQDVVYVNDAGKKYLGAH from the coding sequence ATGAAAAGATATACATTCATAACACTAATTGCTATACTAACAATTTTTTTTCATGCTTGTCAAAACGAAAACCTCAACAATCTGACATCTGCCGGCAAAGGTATAACTATACAGGCAAACATAGGTTCTCCTTTTACATCTACGCGCTCTAACCCTTTGGGAACAGAGACGGAACAGGGGCAGTTTGTGGATGGAGACGTTATTGCCGTATCGCTCGACGAGGGCCAGACTTGGGTAGAGCATAAGAAAAATGGAGATACATGGGAACCGCAGGGTGGCAAAAAACTGGCATGGCCAGAAGGTAAAGAACAGGCTGAAGTATGGGCATACTATCCTGTAGAGCATACAAACGCATCTGATGGTTCCAATAACTCAACTTTTGATACATTCACTTTGCCTCGTCATCAGTGCAATACTCAAGGTGGACAAGAAGGAGATTCTCCCGATTGCCATATTGCATGGGCAGACCGAATGGCTTTTAGAAGCACTATGCAAAAACCGGCAGACAATGTAATCAATCTGTCGATGGTGAGACAGGCTGCCTGCGTGGATATACGCATTACCAAGTTGAGCGATAACTGGAACACCGGTGAAGCCTTCTTTCAGATAGGAGATAATCTGTATACTCCCGACATCAATCTTCCTGCTCAGTCTACAAGCGGCTCCTACCATATTTATCCTAAGAATGGTGGGAAGAAACTAAAGCTTAATGACGGAGTTACTTGTTTGCTTCTTCCGCAGGAAGCTGATCCTGACGCTGTATTCTTTGAAATGGATGCTTATCCTACAGAAGGAGCCGCCGCACAAAAGCTTACAGTAAAAGGACAACCGAAACTGGAAGCCGGCATGCATTACACTTTCAACCTGCAAATAGGAAAATCGGGCATAACAATGGGAAGTGTCAGCATAGAGCCGTGGAGTAAGGTTTCCTTTGCTGATGCAGCTGGAAAGATCCTTCCTGTAATGATTGTAAAAGACGGACTAGCTCATATATATCTTAACCGTGCAACAAACGGGACTGCTCAGATTGCAGACTCTATCCGGTCGGCAGAGAGAAAACATCTTGTTCACGACCTTGTTTTCTACGGAAATAAAGCAGGAAAACTGGATCTCAGTGCAGCTAATAATATGCTGAAAGCTACTGATGTACGCTCGGTTAATTTGTCTGCCGTAACCGACCTAACAGAGATTGAACCGTACTCTTTCAGAAGTCAGGATTATAGTACTGAATTTTCTAAATTGGAAGAAGTATACCTGCCCGAATCGGTGACAAAAATAGGACAGTCAGCTTTTGAAGGGAACTCTATCCAGAAAATAACTACACCAGGCGTTGAAGTCCTTGGAGAAGCTGCATTCAAAAACTGTAAAAAACTGGAGTCGATAACTCTCAATAAGTTAACAGGAACATTGCCTAGTTACAGTTTTGAGAATTGTATAGTAATGAACAGCGCTTATATGCCTAAAATAACTGAGATTGCAGAATATGCATTTAAATCGGCAGGGCTTAATGAAGGAAATCAGGGACATGTAGATTTCTCCAGTGTTACCTATATCCATTCCTATGCCTTTGAACATAGTTCTATTACGGGAGGAATATATCCGAAAGGAGAAGTACCTATGGGATTAAATGTTACGAATGAACTCACGTTTCCCAACGTTACGCAAATAGACGATCGCGCATTTAGTTGTTGTAGACAGTTGTTTGCTATTTCATTCCCAAAGGCAAACCGGTTGGGAGATTATATTTTCTCCGGTTGTAACTGGCTCTCTACTATTATGTTTACCGTGAAGGGATCTATAGAATACATTGGTGCCAAACAGGAACCCTTTAGCAGGGATATAAGGATATTTCCGGAGACGGATGGGATTATGTTGGATTACCACACCAACATGGCAAACTACTATTATGGTCTTGGAACACTTATAGTACATGAAGATAAAATGTACACTAGGTCTGTCATTCAACCGAGAGTAACTGACTATAGACATTATATTGGCTATGCCGACGACAGGGGACGTGCTCAGTTTGGTTTAGTAAATAAAAGCGGACCTTGGTGGCAGGATGTTGTGTATGTTAATGATGCCGGTAAAAAGTACCTGGGCGCTCATTAA